Proteins encoded in a region of the Flavobacteriales bacterium TMED191 genome:
- the bshB1 gene encoding bacillithiol biosynthesis deacetylase BshB1, with product MEQIDILVFGAHPDDVELGCAGTILLQVSLGYKVGVIDLTRGELGTRGSVNIRNSEAEIASRKMGISFRKNLDFKDGFFENNENNRLEIIKCIRYYQPKIIICNAPDDRHPDHGRGASLVYDASFLAGLDKIVTNYNGVLQTPFRPNILYHYIQYKDLKPDFIVDISQFMNKKMDIIKSYKSQFYNPVSDEKETLISQKNFLELITNRASDLGRFISVDYAEGFLVRRYIGVDNLFSII from the coding sequence ATGGAACAGATTGATATTCTTGTTTTTGGTGCACACCCAGATGATGTTGAGTTAGGTTGTGCTGGCACAATACTTTTACAGGTCTCCTTAGGATATAAAGTTGGAGTTATTGATCTAACAAGAGGAGAGCTTGGAACCCGAGGATCTGTTAATATAAGAAATTCTGAAGCTGAAATAGCTTCTAGAAAAATGGGAATTAGTTTTAGAAAGAATTTAGATTTCAAAGATGGTTTTTTTGAGAATAATGAAAATAATAGATTAGAAATAATTAAATGTATAAGATATTATCAACCCAAAATTATTATTTGTAATGCACCAGACGATAGACATCCTGATCACGGTCGTGGTGCTAGCTTAGTTTATGATGCAAGTTTTCTTGCTGGTCTTGATAAGATAGTTACTAATTATAATGGAGTTTTACAGACACCCTTTAGGCCTAATATATTATATCATTATATTCAATATAAAGACTTGAAGCCGGATTTCATTGTAGATATATCTCAATTTATGAACAAGAAAATGGATATTATTAAATCCTATAAATCTCAATTTTATAATCCTGTATCAGATGAAAAAGAGACTTTAATTTCTCAAAAAAATTTTTTAGAATTAATTACTAATAGGGCTTCAGACTTAGGTAGATTTATTTCTGTAGATTATGCTGAGGGTTTTTTAGTTCGTAGATATATAGGTGTAGATAATCTATTTAGTATTATTTGA
- a CDS encoding FAA hydrolase family protein, translated as MKIICVGRNYNEHIEELNNNFPNEILFFLKPETAIPIKNQPFFIPDFSNEIHHEIELIIKINKTGKHIDELYAPNYYNEISLGIDFTARDVQKQLKKNQEPWEKAKAFDGSAAVGDFINKSEFKDIQNINFKLLVNNQIKQSDNTKNMIFSINKIVSYISKYITLKKGDLIFTGTPSGVDKIYKNDILQGFIGEKKILEIKIK; from the coding sequence ATGAAAATTATTTGTGTTGGTAGAAATTACAATGAACACATAGAAGAATTAAATAATAATTTCCCAAATGAAATTTTATTTTTTTTAAAACCTGAAACTGCTATACCAATAAAGAATCAACCTTTTTTTATTCCCGACTTTTCTAATGAGATACATCATGAAATTGAATTAATTATAAAGATTAATAAGACTGGAAAACATATTGATGAATTATATGCACCAAATTATTATAACGAAATAAGTTTAGGAATTGATTTCACAGCTAGAGATGTACAAAAACAATTAAAAAAAAATCAAGAGCCATGGGAAAAAGCAAAAGCATTCGATGGTTCAGCTGCAGTAGGAGATTTTATTAATAAAAGTGAATTTAAAGACATACAGAATATTAATTTTAAACTTTTAGTTAATAATCAAATTAAACAATCAGATAATACAAAAAATATGATTTTTTCAATCAATAAGATTGTCTCTTATATATCTAAATATATAACTTTAAAAAAAGGAGACCTTATTTTCACAGGAACTCCAAGCGGAGTCGACAAAATATACAAAAATGATATTTTACAAGGATTTATTGGAGAAAAAAAAATACTGGAAATTAAAATCAAATAA
- a CDS encoding 2-oxo acid dehydrogenase subunit E2 produces MAKIELIMPKMGESVAEATIIKWSKNIGDKIDIDETVVEIATDKVDSEIPSIAQGILIEQLYKENDVVKVGEVIAIIENDLADIMHEKEKSKNEVENKVEESNAELNKSLPQKSNTEIMSISNLTKQTQKGNSHRFYSPLVKSIAKKENISKAELDTIIGTGHDKRVTKGDIINYIEKKGENHAKAKVTPSPQATTPPMPSSNFNSHDNDVEIIEMDRMRKIIAKHMISSKSTSAHVTSFVEVDMTKVVQWRNKIKDKFFNREGKKITYTPIIFESVIKAIIDFPLINISVNDDNIIKHKNIHLGMATALPSGNLIVPVIKNAQEKNLLGLTKSVNDLAQRARNNKLHPDEIANGTFTVTNVGSFGSIMGTPIINQPQVAILALGKIQKKASVLETEFGDVIAIRSKMFLSLSYDHRVVDGALGGQFLQQIANYLEDFDINREL; encoded by the coding sequence ATGGCTAAAATAGAACTAATAATGCCTAAAATGGGTGAAAGTGTTGCAGAAGCAACCATTATAAAGTGGTCTAAAAATATTGGTGATAAAATTGATATTGATGAAACAGTAGTAGAAATTGCTACAGATAAAGTTGATTCTGAAATTCCATCTATTGCTCAAGGAATACTTATTGAACAATTATATAAAGAAAATGATGTTGTAAAAGTTGGAGAAGTAATTGCTATAATAGAAAATGATCTTGCAGACATTATGCATGAAAAAGAAAAATCTAAAAATGAAGTTGAAAATAAAGTGGAGGAAAGTAATGCAGAACTTAATAAATCACTTCCCCAAAAATCAAACACAGAAATAATGTCTATTTCAAATTTGACAAAGCAAACCCAAAAAGGTAATTCACATCGTTTCTACTCTCCACTTGTTAAAAGTATCGCAAAAAAAGAAAACATTTCTAAAGCTGAACTTGATACAATTATTGGTACAGGACATGATAAACGTGTAACAAAAGGAGATATAATAAATTATATTGAAAAAAAAGGTGAAAATCACGCTAAAGCCAAGGTTACTCCCTCTCCACAAGCAACAACCCCTCCCATGCCAAGTTCTAATTTTAATTCTCATGACAATGATGTTGAAATTATTGAAATGGATAGAATGCGAAAAATTATTGCTAAGCATATGATCTCTAGTAAATCAACTTCAGCTCATGTTACATCTTTTGTAGAAGTAGACATGACAAAAGTCGTTCAGTGGCGCAATAAAATAAAAGATAAATTTTTTAATAGAGAAGGAAAAAAAATAACATATACTCCTATAATATTCGAATCTGTTATTAAAGCAATAATTGACTTTCCTTTAATTAATATTTCAGTCAATGATGATAATATAATTAAACATAAAAATATCCACTTAGGAATGGCAACTGCACTTCCCAGCGGGAATCTAATTGTACCTGTAATTAAAAATGCACAAGAAAAAAATTTATTAGGTTTAACAAAATCTGTCAATGACTTAGCTCAAAGAGCAAGAAATAATAAACTTCACCCCGATGAAATTGCAAATGGAACATTTACTGTAACAAATGTTGGGTCATTTGGCAGTATAATGGGTACACCTATAATTAACCAACCTCAAGTAGCGATTCTTGCTTTAGGTAAAATACAAAAAAAAGCAAGCGTATTAGAAACTGAATTTGGTGATGTCATAGCTATAAGATCAAAAATGTTTCTTTCTCTATCTTATGACCATAGAGTTGTTGATGGTGCATTAGGTGGTCAATTTTTACAACAAATAGCAAATTACTTAGAAGATTTTGATATTAATAGAGAACTATGA
- a CDS encoding glycosyltransferase: protein MILSIIIVNYNVKHFLQQCLQSVYKSIGDLGVEIIVVDNNSVDKSIEMLREHFPKLKLIINDKNVGFAKANNQAIKQAKGNYILLLNPDTVIQEDTLIKTISFLEQNKKAGALGVKMLDGNGLFLPESKRSLPSPASAFYKIFGLSKLFPNSKTFGQYHLNYLNNNEVHEVDVLSGAFFMTRKKILDEIGLLDERFFMYGEDIDLSYRIQKMGYKNYYVPITSIIHYKGESTKKTSVNYIITFYKAMILFVKKHYKQQNANPLIFLIQLAILLRASISLLKRFALKITYPIIDGIIIFFGLLVIKTIWAKTYFLNENYYSDLFLKFGIPSYITFWIIGIYIQKGYEVPVKIANLVKGIISGTIFLLIIYGLLPEQLRFSRALILFGTIWTLITTYITRKLFNLLNIDNLKIKSTRPKRIAIISNKIEFQRIQKIIKTTNANAEDVYQIEIIKKSNLNKNNHIGHISQLEEIIKIHKIDEIIFSAKDITSNEIIRYMEKITNNIEIKIAPTESTFVIGSNSIHTQGNLYILNNRQQKKNPIITYFKKYIDFFN, encoded by the coding sequence ATTGTAGTTGATAATAATTCTGTTGATAAATCTATTGAAATGTTACGTGAACATTTTCCTAAATTAAAATTAATTATTAACGATAAAAATGTTGGTTTTGCAAAAGCTAATAATCAAGCAATAAAGCAAGCCAAGGGAAATTATATATTACTACTTAATCCTGACACAGTAATACAAGAAGATACTTTAATTAAAACAATAAGCTTTTTAGAACAAAATAAAAAAGCTGGTGCTTTAGGAGTTAAAATGCTAGATGGAAATGGATTGTTTTTACCCGAATCCAAAAGATCGCTTCCTAGTCCAGCTTCTGCTTTTTATAAAATATTTGGATTAAGTAAATTATTTCCGAATTCAAAAACATTTGGACAATATCACTTAAACTATTTAAATAATAACGAAGTGCATGAAGTAGATGTTTTATCTGGAGCTTTTTTTATGACTAGAAAAAAAATACTTGATGAGATTGGCTTATTAGATGAAAGATTTTTTATGTATGGAGAGGATATTGATTTATCATACAGAATTCAAAAGATGGGCTATAAAAATTATTATGTACCTATTACGAGCATAATACACTATAAAGGAGAAAGCACAAAAAAAACTAGTGTAAATTATATAATTACATTTTATAAAGCAATGATTCTTTTTGTTAAAAAACATTATAAACAACAAAATGCAAATCCATTGATTTTTTTAATTCAACTAGCTATTTTATTAAGAGCATCAATATCACTTCTAAAAAGATTTGCTTTAAAAATAACATATCCAATAATTGATGGAATTATAATTTTTTTCGGATTACTAGTGATTAAAACAATATGGGCAAAAACATATTTTTTAAATGAAAATTACTATAGTGACTTATTTTTAAAATTTGGTATACCAAGCTATATTACTTTTTGGATAATTGGCATTTACATTCAAAAGGGTTATGAAGTTCCAGTAAAAATAGCAAACCTTGTAAAAGGGATTATTTCAGGCACAATATTCTTATTAATTATATATGGACTTTTGCCTGAACAACTAAGATTTTCAAGAGCTTTAATATTATTTGGAACAATCTGGACCTTAATAACAACCTACATAACAAGAAAATTATTCAATCTATTAAATATTGATAACTTAAAAATCAAATCAACAAGACCTAAAAGAATAGCAATAATCAGTAATAAGATAGAATTTCAAAGAATTCAAAAGATTATTAAAACAACTAATGCTAATGCCGAAGACGTATATCAAATTGAAATAATAAAAAAATCAAATCTTAATAAAAATAATCATATAGGACACATTTCACAGCTAGAAGAAATAATCAAAATACATAAGATAGATGAAATAATTTTTTCTGCTAAGGATATTACATCAAATGAAATTATTAGATATATGGAAAAAATAACCAATAATATTGAAATTAAAATCGCTCCTACTGAAAGCACATTTGTAATAGGTAGTAATTCTATTCATACTCAGGGTAATTTATACATACTAAACAATAGGCAACAAAAAAAGAATCCTATAATCACATATTTTAAAAAATATATTGACTTTTTTAATTAG